Part of the Flavobacterium sp. MDT1-60 genome, GATTACTGCATTTGCATTTAAGCTTTTCGATGCAACCAATTCTTTAGCGATATAACAATGAATATTTGGTAAGCCATCTTCTATAGAAGCTAAAAACACAAATGAATCTGCTTTTGAGCTTCCTAATACAGAAGCCAAGTCTTTAGTCGATGCCATGCTTAAATCTACTTGCTTTGCAAGGAAATTTACTCCGTTGATTTCTTGAAAATCTTTCTCCAATTCTGATTTTAAAGCACCTACTTTTTCTTTTAATAACTGCTCAATCTGTTTTTTCAATTTAGCATTATCTTCTTGCAAAGAAGCCACTGATTTTAAAATATCCTGTGGATTTTTTAATGTTTCTTTTATTTCAGATAAAGTATTCTCCTGATTTTGATAGAATTCTTTTACCGCATCACCTGTAATCGCTTCAATACGACGAATTCCAGCCGCTACTGCACCTTCAGAAATAATTTTGAAATGCCAGATTTCTGCCGTGTTTTTCACGTGAATTCCACCGCAAAGTTCTTTACTTTCACCAAATTCAATCATACGAACATTATCTCCATATTTCTCTCCAAATAAAGCCATTGCGCCTTTATCTAATGCCTCTTTAATCGGAATATTTCTGTGTTCTACCAATTGCAATTGTGCTTCAATTTGCGCATTTACACTTTCTTCAACCTGACGTAATTCTTCCTCTGAAACTTTGGAGAAATGCGAAAAGTCAAAACGCAAATAGTTCGGATTTACCAATGAACCTTTTTGCTCTACGTGAGTTCCTAAAAGGTTTCTCAAAGCCAAATGCATTAAATGCGTAGCGGAGTGATTTTTAGAAGTTGAACCTCTTAAATCGGTATTTACTTTTGCTACAAAACCAGCTTCAATATTTTCCGGCAATTGTTTTGCAAAATGCAAAATCAAGTTATTCTCTTTCTTAGTGTCAATGATTTCGATCGTTTCGTTTGCCGAAACTAAAGTTCCCTTATCTCCAACCTGCCCTCCGCCTTCCGGATAAAATGGCGTATTGTCTAAAACGATTTGGTAAAGAATTCCGTCTTTCTTAGAATCAACTTTTCTAATTCTGGTAATTTTTACTTCATTTTCTGTTTTATCATATCCAACAAATGTTTCTACATTCCCCGGGATTAAAACGGACCAGTCTTCCGTCGAAACTTCAGATGCAGCGCGTGAACGATTTTTTTGTTCCTGCATTGATGCATCAAATTCAGCTTCATTAAAAGACATATTTTTTTCTTTTAAAATCAAAGCTGTTAAATCTTTAGGAAAACCGAAAGTATCATACAATTCAAAAGCTTTTGCTCCTGAAACTTCTGAACCTTTAGTTTGAGCAATTACATTGTCTAATAATTGTAATCCCTGATCTAAAGTTCTCAAGAATGATGCTTCTTCTTCACGAATTACATTCGTAACCAATTGTTGCTGCGCTTTGATTTCAGGGAAAAATCCTCCCATTTGATTGGCTAAAACTTCTACCAATTTGTTGATAAAAGGTTCTTTTGTATTTAGGAAAGTAAATCCGTAACGAATCGCACGACGTAAAATTCTACGAATTACATAACCAGCTCCAGTGTTTGATGGCAACTGTCCGTCAGCAATTGCAAAAGCAACCGCACGAACGTGATCCACCACAACACGAATGGCAATATTCGTTTTATTTTGTTCTTCACTGATGTTTTTTATTTCATCAGAAGTATATTTTAAGCCTGTAATTTGCTCTAGTTTTTCGATAAGCGGGGTGAAAACATCGGTATCATAATTTGAGGTTTTACCTTGCAACGCCATACACAAACGCTCAAATCCCATTCCTGTATCAACGTGTTGTGCAGGAAGTTTTTCTAAAGATCCATCAGCTTTACGGTTGAATTCCATGAATACATTATTCCAGATTTCAACTACTTGCGGATGATCATTGTTTACTAAACTTTTACCTGAAACTTGTGCTTTTTCTTCTTCAGAACGTAAATCAACATGAATTTCAGAACAAGGTCCGCATGGTCCCTGATCTCCCATTTCCCAGAAATTATCTTTTTTATTTCCAAGGATAATTCGGTCTTCATCGATTAATGTTTTCCAGATATCCCAGGCTTCCTGATCAAAAGGTACATTATCTTCTTTGCTTCCTTCAAAAACAGAAACATAAAGATTTTCCTTTGGAATTTTATATACTTCTGTCAGTAATTGCCATGCCCAGTTGATGGCTTCTTTTTTGAAATAATCTCCAAAAGACCAGTTACCCAACATCTCAAACATGGTATGATGATAAGTATCAAAACCTACATCTTCAAGATCATTATGTTTTCCTGAAACACGAAGACATTTTTGTGTATCGGCAATTCTTGGGCTTTTTGGAGTTCCGTTTCCTAAAAAATATTCTTTAAACTGGGCCATTCCCGAATTATTGAACATAAGTGTTGGATCGTCTTTAAGAACGATAGGAGCCGATGGAACAATTAGGTGTCCATTGCTTTTAAAAAAGTCTAAAAATTGTTTACGTACGTCTTGTGATTTCATGTTTATTAATGAGATAATTTGAAAATGTGTCAATTAGATAATTCATCAATCTGAAAATCTGACCATTAAATTTTTAATTAAAAACTGTAAAATTTAAAACAACAAATTCCGTTTTTAATACATTATCTAATTATCAAATTGACACATTATCTAATTATTTTATTCTTGAAAAAAAGCAGTCAACAACTGAAACATTTACTAAATTTGTTCGACTAACTTATTTTACAAGCTGCAAAAATAGGGTATTTTAAAATATGGCGAAAGTAAAATATTATTACGACTCAGAAAATCTGGCTTATACAAAAATAAAAACCAGAAAAAGAGCAAAAATTGGTTATGCGTTGCTGTTTTTGTTGGCCTCAGCGCTGTTTGGTTTCATGGTTTTTGTTCTTTTAATTAATACTCCTTTTTTTGAAACGCCAAAAGATCGTTTACAGGCACGTGAAATTGAAAATTTGAAATTGCAATATGCCATTTTGAATAAAAAAATGGATGAAATTGATGCTGTAACTGAAGCTTTGGAAGACCGGGACAATAACATTTACAGGGTTTATTTCAATAAAACCGAAATTCCGGATTCTATCAGAAAAGCTGGTTTTAGAGATCCGAAAAGATATAAAGACTTAGAAGGTTATAACAATTCGCAATTGGTTTTGAATACCACAAAACGAATTGACAAACTTTCGAAAGAATTGGCGATTCAATCGAAATCATTGGACGAAATTTTGAAATTAGCGAGTGTAAAAGGGAATTTATTATTGGCAATTCCGGCTATTCAGCCTGTTCAGAATGAGAATTTAAAACGTGTTGCTTCCGGATTTGGATACAGAATTGATCCTTTCACGAAAGTACGAAAAATGCACAATGGTATGGACTTTACCGCCAATACAGGTTCTCCGGTTTATGCAACAGGCGATGGTGTTGTAGCAAGAGCTGATAATTCGGCTTCCGGATTTGGAAATCATGTCGTAATCAGGCATGGTTTTGGCTACGAAAGTTTGTACGCACATTTGAGCAAATATAACTGCAGACCCGGACAAAAAGTAAAAAGAGGTGATGTTATTGGGTATGTGGGAAGTACCGGAAGATCTGAAGGTCCACATTGTCATTATGAGGTGCATAAAGATGGAAAAGTCGTGAATCCGCTGAATTTCTATTATGGCAATATTTCAGCTGTAGAATATGTCGCGATTTCACAAATGGCAAACCAGGAAAACCAGTCATTAGATTAATACTTTAAAAAGTGTTATTTTTGGAATAAAATAGAAAATTAAAAAACATGCATATTGAGCTTTCAAAGGATAAAAGATATTACAGCATTGGCGAAGTAGCCAAAGCTTTTAATGTCAATGCGTCATTGATACGGTTTTGGGATAGTGAATTTGATATTTTAAAACCAAAAAAGAATGCCAAGGGCAACAGAATGTTTACACCGGAAGACATTATCAACCTGCAACTAATCTATCATTTGGTTAAAGAAAGAGGTTTTACTTTAGAAGGTGCCAAAACACATTTGAAAGAAGGACAAAAGAAAACATTAGATAAATTCGAAATAATACGTAAATTAGAGACCATAAAAACACAATTAAACGAAATTAAGAACGAATTATAGTATATTTATTAAAAATTAGAAACAAACTTAAATTAAATACACATGAAAAGATTTTTGCCTTGGATTATTGGAGCTGTTGTTATTATTGGAATATACATGTGGGCTTCTGGAATTTATAATAAAGCAGTAACTCTCGATCAGGAAGTGAAAGAAAGTTGGGGAAATGTTAACACTGCATATCAAAGGAGAAATGATCTTATCCCAAATATAGTTAGCACTGTAAAGGGATATGCTGAACATGAAAAAAGCACTCTAACAGCTGTAATTGAAGCTCGTGCTAAGGCCACTGGAATTACAATTGACCCATCAAACGTTACTCCAGAACAATTAGCTGCATTTAATTCAGCACAATCCGGAGTTTCCTCTTCATTATCTAAATTATTGGTTAGTGTTGAGCAATATCCAAACCTGAAAGCAAATGAAAACTTCTTGAAATTACAGGACGAACTAGCGAGTACAGAAAATCAAATCTTAACAGCTAGAACCCGTTTTAATGAAGCTGTTAAACCTTATAACAATAACATTAATACTTTTCCAAGAAATATATTAGCTGGAATGTATGGTCTTAAAGAAAAACCATATTTTGAAGCTTCTACAGGAGCAGACAAACCAGTGGAAGTAAAATTCTAAAAAAATAATATTTTTGGTTGATGATTTTAGATTTCCGTTTAGTCTGGAATCTAAAATCTGAAATCTAATATCTAAAATAACTCCAATGTCAAAAGTAGAAGATTTTTTATCCAAAGAAGAGGAACAAATAATTGTTGAAGCTATTCGCGTGGCCGAAAAAAATACTTCTGGAGAAATTAGAGTACATATAGAAAAAACAAGTTCTAAAGCTCCTCTTGATAGGGCTTTAGAACTTTTTCATGAATTAAAAATGGATGAAACCCAATTACAAAATGGTGTTTTATTTTATTTTGCTGTTGAAGACAAAACCTTTGCCATTTGTGGTGACAAAGGTATAAATGATGCTGTTGCAGATGATTTTTGGGATTGTACCAAAGACGCAATGACAGCACAATTTAAAGCAGGAAATTTTAAGCAAGGAATTGTTGACGGGATATTAAACGCCGGTGAACAATTGAAAAAATACTTTCCGTGGTCTGATGAAGACATCAATGAATTATCTAACGAAATCTCAAAAGGATAAATAATGAAAATTTTCCAAAACAAAATATCAAAGTCAAAAGGAATTTTTACATTGTCCTTTCTCTTAATAGCCTTTTTTACCACCAATTGCATTTTTGCTCAGTTTACAATTCCAGAGAAACCAAGTTTACAGACTTCTGTTTATGATTATGCCAATATTTTAAGTGCTACTGAAAAAGCACAACTGGAAGAAAAACTAGTTCGCTATTCAGATTCTACCACGACTCAGATCGTTATTATAACTATTGAGAGTTTAAAAGGAGAAGATGTTAGTCAGTTGGCTACAAAATGGGGACAAACCTGGGGAATTGGAGGAACTGCAAAAGACGATAATGGTGTTGTAATTTTATTGGCAAAAAACGAGAAAAAAATTGCTATTAATCCCGGATATGGAGTTGAAGACCGTTTAACGGCGGGAATTGGCGGAACCATAATCCGAAATATTATTATTCCAGAATTCAAAGCAGGAAGTTTTTACAACGGACTTGACAAAGGTACTGATGCTATAATTGACGTTTTTAAAGGAAAATTCAAAGGAGAAAGAAAACAACAATCCAAAGGAAAAAGTTTTCCGATATTACCTTTCATTGTAATTGTTGTAATTGTATTAATTTTACTGTCCCGAAATAAAAGAGGCGGTGGAGGAAATTCCGGCAACAATGGCGGTGGCGGGCCTAGCCTGATGGACGTAATTCTACTGAGTAGTCTTGGCAGAAGCGGTGGAGGCGGCTTTGGTGGTTTCGGCGGAGGATCATCCGGAGGTGGTTTTGGTGGCGGAGGCGGTGGCTTCGGTGGAGGATTTGGCGGAGGTGGATTCTCAGGCGGAGGTTCTAGCGGAGGCTGGTAAAACAAGTCGCAGTATTCAGTGACAGTTTTCAGTTTTAAAATTAATAATTCACAATTTATAATTCATAATTAAAAATAGATGTTATCACATAAAGCAAAATACGCCCTTAAGGCCTTACTTTATTTAGCAGAACAAGACGAAAATCACATTTCAAGAACGATAGAAATTGCTGATGGCGCCAACATTCCTAAAAAGTTTTTAGAGCAAATTTTATTGGATCTAAAACGAGGACGTTTTGTGAGTAGCAAGCAAGGAAAATTTGGCGGTTATTATCTGATAAAATCCAAAAATGAGATTACTTTGGCCGAAATTCACCGTTTATTTGACGGTGCAATTGCACTTCTACCTTGTGCATCTTTAAATTTTTATGAACCTTGTTCCGATTGTAAAACGGAGTCAGAATGCAGTCTGCGTCACGGTTTGCTTCTTATAAGAGACAAAACTTTGAAGGCAATGGAAGGGATTACTATAGCTTCATTAGTGAAGAAATAAAAAAATATTTCCTAAACCCTATAGGTTTAATAGAATTTGTATATATTTGCCAAAAATAATTAACAAATCATTTACAAATTTTTAACCCATGAAAGTACATTCCAGTAAATCAGGTGTAACAAAAAATCTTTTGCAAAACAATTATAGTCAATTCACAACTGTGAAAAACAATTCATTTATGATGTGCATGTGTTGGTAAAAAAATTTAATTTAAATTCTACTAATTACATATACTTAATATAAAAATGAAAAATCTATATAAAATATCACTTACAAGTATCTTTTTACTATTAGCCTTTACAACATCTTACGCACAAAATATTGAAGGTGTCGTATCAACTACAGAAAACATTCCATTAGAAGCAGTTAATGTTGTTATCAAAGGGACAACCTTCAGCACTACTACAGATCCAAGCGGGAAATTCTCAATCGATACTAAAGGGAAACTTCCAGTAACAATTCTAGTTCAATATGTTGGTTATAAAACTACTGAAATAGAACTTAACGCTATTCCGGCAACTCCATTATTGGTAACATTAAAAGAAGAAAATGAACTTGTAGAAGTTGTGGTTTCTTCAAGACGTCGTATCGAAAAAGTTCAGGATGTGCCAATCGCAATTTCTGTTATCACAGGAAAACAGGCGGAACAAACCGGAGCTTTTAATGTGAATCGTATTAAAGAATTAGTGCCATCAGTTCAGCTATATTCATCAAACCCAAGAAATACCGGAATTAATATTCGTAGTCTTGGTTCTCCATTTGGACTTACAAATGACGGAATCGATCCGGGTGTTGGCTTTTATGTTGATGGTGTTTATTATGCTCGTCCGGCTGCTACAACACTAGATTTTATTGATGTAGAGCAAATCGAAGTATTACGTGGACCACAAGGATCTTTATTTGGTAAAAACACAACTTCAGGAGCATTTAACATTACCACTCGCAAACCGAGCTTCACCTCAGGAGCTGATTTTGAAGTAAGTTACGGAAACTATAACTTTTTACAAGCAAAAGCTTCGGTTACTGGAGCTTTAGGTAAAAAAGTGGCAGGGCGTTTGTCTTTTTCAGGAACACAACGTGACGGTTTAATCGATAATGTTGTTACAGGAAGACCAACTAATACCTTAAACAATCAGGGAATCAGAGGTCAATTGCTTTGGACTCCAACAGTAAATACAAATATTATTTTAGCAGCAGATATTACAACACAACGTCCGGACGGATATGCACAGGTTGTAGCAGGAGTTGCTCCTACTCAAAGAGCTGCTTATCGTCAGTTTGATGCTATTGTTAAAGATTTAAATTATCAATTGCCAAGTTTAAATGCATTTGATCGTAAAATTGATCACGATACTCCATGGCGTTCAGGACAAGATATGGGAGGTATTTCTCTTAATATTGACACCAAAATTGGAGGCGGAACACTTACCTCAACAACAGCTTGGAGATTCTGGAATTGGGATCCATCGAATGACAGAGATTTTACAGGATTGCAAGTATTAGCTAAATCACAAAATCCAACGAGACAAACTCAGATCACGCAAGAGGTTCGTTATGCTGGTCAGTTAACATCAAAAATAAGCGGAGTTGCAGGTGTATTCTTCATCGATCAGACTTCTCAAACAGATGGTACAGAAGAATCCGGAAACGCACAATGGAGATTTGCACAAAGTACAACCAGTAACTTATGGA contains:
- a CDS encoding MerR family transcriptional regulator, whose amino-acid sequence is MHIELSKDKRYYSIGEVAKAFNVNASLIRFWDSEFDILKPKKNAKGNRMFTPEDIINLQLIYHLVKERGFTLEGAKTHLKEGQKKTLDKFEIIRKLETIKTQLNEIKNEL
- the alaS gene encoding alanine--tRNA ligase, producing MKSQDVRKQFLDFFKSNGHLIVPSAPIVLKDDPTLMFNNSGMAQFKEYFLGNGTPKSPRIADTQKCLRVSGKHNDLEDVGFDTYHHTMFEMLGNWSFGDYFKKEAINWAWQLLTEVYKIPKENLYVSVFEGSKEDNVPFDQEAWDIWKTLIDEDRIILGNKKDNFWEMGDQGPCGPCSEIHVDLRSEEEKAQVSGKSLVNNDHPQVVEIWNNVFMEFNRKADGSLEKLPAQHVDTGMGFERLCMALQGKTSNYDTDVFTPLIEKLEQITGLKYTSDEIKNISEEQNKTNIAIRVVVDHVRAVAFAIADGQLPSNTGAGYVIRRILRRAIRYGFTFLNTKEPFINKLVEVLANQMGGFFPEIKAQQQLVTNVIREEEASFLRTLDQGLQLLDNVIAQTKGSEVSGAKAFELYDTFGFPKDLTALILKEKNMSFNEAEFDASMQEQKNRSRAASEVSTEDWSVLIPGNVETFVGYDKTENEVKITRIRKVDSKKDGILYQIVLDNTPFYPEGGGQVGDKGTLVSANETIEIIDTKKENNLILHFAKQLPENIEAGFVAKVNTDLRGSTSKNHSATHLMHLALRNLLGTHVEQKGSLVNPNYLRFDFSHFSKVSEEELRQVEESVNAQIEAQLQLVEHRNIPIKEALDKGAMALFGEKYGDNVRMIEFGESKELCGGIHVKNTAEIWHFKIISEGAVAAGIRRIEAITGDAVKEFYQNQENTLSEIKETLKNPQDILKSVASLQEDNAKLKKQIEQLLKEKVGALKSELEKDFQEINGVNFLAKQVDLSMASTKDLASVLGSSKADSFVFLASIEDGLPNIHCYIAKELVASKSLNANAVIKELGKYIEGNGGGQPFFASGKGKNAAGIAEALAKTVEFVK
- a CDS encoding LemA family protein, whose protein sequence is MKRFLPWIIGAVVIIGIYMWASGIYNKAVTLDQEVKESWGNVNTAYQRRNDLIPNIVSTVKGYAEHEKSTLTAVIEARAKATGITIDPSNVTPEQLAAFNSAQSGVSSSLSKLLVSVEQYPNLKANENFLKLQDELASTENQILTARTRFNEAVKPYNNNINTFPRNILAGMYGLKEKPYFEASTGADKPVEVKF
- a CDS encoding peptidoglycan DD-metalloendopeptidase family protein, whose protein sequence is MAKVKYYYDSENLAYTKIKTRKRAKIGYALLFLLASALFGFMVFVLLINTPFFETPKDRLQAREIENLKLQYAILNKKMDEIDAVTEALEDRDNNIYRVYFNKTEIPDSIRKAGFRDPKRYKDLEGYNNSQLVLNTTKRIDKLSKELAIQSKSLDEILKLASVKGNLLLAIPAIQPVQNENLKRVASGFGYRIDPFTKVRKMHNGMDFTANTGSPVYATGDGVVARADNSASGFGNHVVIRHGFGYESLYAHLSKYNCRPGQKVKRGDVIGYVGSTGRSEGPHCHYEVHKDGKVVNPLNFYYGNISAVEYVAISQMANQENQSLD
- a CDS encoding TonB-dependent receptor, with amino-acid sequence MKNLYKISLTSIFLLLAFTTSYAQNIEGVVSTTENIPLEAVNVVIKGTTFSTTTDPSGKFSIDTKGKLPVTILVQYVGYKTTEIELNAIPATPLLVTLKEENELVEVVVSSRRRIEKVQDVPIAISVITGKQAEQTGAFNVNRIKELVPSVQLYSSNPRNTGINIRSLGSPFGLTNDGIDPGVGFYVDGVYYARPAATTLDFIDVEQIEVLRGPQGSLFGKNTTSGAFNITTRKPSFTSGADFEVSYGNYNFLQAKASVTGALGKKVAGRLSFSGTQRDGLIDNVVTGRPTNTLNNQGIRGQLLWTPTVNTNIILAADITTQRPDGYAQVVAGVAPTQRAAYRQFDAIVKDLNYQLPSLNAFDRKIDHDTPWRSGQDMGGISLNIDTKIGGGTLTSTTAWRFWNWDPSNDRDFTGLQVLAKSQNPTRQTQITQEVRYAGQLTSKISGVAGVFFIDQTSQTDGTEESGNAQWRFAQSTTSNLWKTPGLFEGYGIKTDANIRASSAAVFGQLDWAITDRLHILPGLRYNFDKKDAHYARTTYGGLQTTDPALLALKKLVYSDQAFDSSTDNTDFSGNLTLTFKASDKINAYATYAKSYKPVGVNVAGLPTDSKGQPLLDLAVIRPEKVNHYEVGVKTSPFRNSIFNLAFFNTEIKDFQTNVQAAELGVNRGYLANADKVRVRGAELDASFVFSQHLTVNAAATYTEGTYVKFTNAPLPLEETGAAVAYKDVSGTDLPGASRWAGSLGGELSDNAKFFGNAGKIFLALDSYARSEFSSSPSASKYLVVPGYTIFNARLGFRASQGLSIHFWGRNLLNKDYYEQLLPAGGNTGQYAGVIGDQRTYGVTLKYSL
- a CDS encoding Rrf2 family transcriptional regulator — encoded protein: MLSHKAKYALKALLYLAEQDENHISRTIEIADGANIPKKFLEQILLDLKRGRFVSSKQGKFGGYYLIKSKNEITLAEIHRLFDGAIALLPCASLNFYEPCSDCKTESECSLRHGLLLIRDKTLKAMEGITIASLVKK
- a CDS encoding YgcG family protein gives rise to the protein MKIFQNKISKSKGIFTLSFLLIAFFTTNCIFAQFTIPEKPSLQTSVYDYANILSATEKAQLEEKLVRYSDSTTTQIVIITIESLKGEDVSQLATKWGQTWGIGGTAKDDNGVVILLAKNEKKIAINPGYGVEDRLTAGIGGTIIRNIIIPEFKAGSFYNGLDKGTDAIIDVFKGKFKGERKQQSKGKSFPILPFIVIVVIVLILLSRNKRGGGGNSGNNGGGGPSLMDVILLSSLGRSGGGGFGGFGGGSSGGGFGGGGGGFGGGFGGGGFSGGGSSGGW
- a CDS encoding TPM domain-containing protein; amino-acid sequence: MSKVEDFLSKEEEQIIVEAIRVAEKNTSGEIRVHIEKTSSKAPLDRALELFHELKMDETQLQNGVLFYFAVEDKTFAICGDKGINDAVADDFWDCTKDAMTAQFKAGNFKQGIVDGILNAGEQLKKYFPWSDEDINELSNEISKG